TGTTTCATGAATGGAACCTGATACCACATTATCTTGCAGGATTTTAGCAAGTTTGTACTCTGGAACCTTGTGTATTTGGAACTACCAGACACAGGTGGGTTAATAATTTGATTTCCTTTTTCTATGCACTTTGTTTTTCGATGAACTAATTTGTGTGATGAGGAATGACCAAAAGTGCGACTGAAAGATTATTTTCCCTATGAGGAGGTTTCACAGTCTTCTCATATACTTGTTGGCTGCTTTTATGGTTCATGAAAATTATTCTAATCTGAATCGTGCTTGATAATCCGTAGGTGATGGCAAAGTCTTTCGAGGTGACCGATTTACCAGGTataaatctttctttcttctgcTCCTTTAGTTTTTCTTGTTGTATGTACTTATCTAGTCTTGTCGGGTTTGTTGCttatgctgatttttttttattatgactTTTCAGTTCGGTCAGCCAAGTTTATATCACGAAAGCAATGGGTTGTGGCAGGAGCTGATGATATGTACATCCGTGTATACAATTACAATACCATGGATAAGGTTAAAGTGTTTGAGGCTCACTCAGACTACATTAGATGCGTGGCTGTTCATCCAACCCTTCCATATGTGCTATCATCTTCTGATGATATGCTCATAAAGCTTTGGGACTGGGAAAAAGGTTGGGCTTGCACTCAGATATTCGAGGGACACTCGCACTATGTGATGCAAGTCACATTTAATCCAAAAGACACCAACACTTTTGCCAGTGCATCACTTGATCGCACCATAAAGGTGCTGAAATCGTCTATGCTTGTTATTTGATTATGGCTTAGTCCACATAAGTTTCTAAGAAGTGGTAGCTCATTCTATGTTTACATGCTTGCTCATCTTCAGATCTGGAATCTTGGTTCTCCAGACCCAAATTTTACATTGGATGCCCATCAGAAAGGAGTGAACTGTGTAGACTATTTCACTGGTGGTGACAAGCCCTATTTGATTACCGGCTCTGATGATCACACAGCTAAGGTCTGCTTCTTGTTCACTACTCTGATAGATGATACATTTCTACTGGACATTATGTGCGTTCAGGTTATTTACAAGTTGAGTTTCGAAATCAGGTCTGGGACTATCAAACAAAAAGTTGTGTCCAGTCCCTGGACGGGCACACACACAATGTTTCTGCCGTATGTTTCCACCCAGAACTTCCAATTATAATCACAGGTTCGGAAGATGGTACCGTTCGCATTTGGCATGCAACTACGTACAGGTATTATAATATGTGAACATTATTTGTTggagtttaataatttaatgatTCTTCAGTTGGGCTTCATTTACCTTGCCGTCATTACCAATTTCTTATATTGTCCTTCTGTTTGTTGCCCAAATTTCCTGATGTCTGCTTTTTTCTTGCAGGCTAGAGAACACATTAAATTATGGCCTCGAGAGAGTTTGGGCCATTGGCTACATTAAAAGTTCACGCCGGtgagtttttggatttttgcTCTCTCCTCTAATGCATTCCTTTCATTTAAGACGAGAAATTGACCTTACTAATAACTAGAGTAGATGTTCTCTCTCAGTTGATACTAAAACAGCATTCATTGAATCTGTGCTTCTGGCGTTCAATTTATTGACACCCTTGTGGTTGCTTTTGCTCTTCCTAACTTCGACTATATGTAAAGATTAAAGTTCTTAGATACTGAGAGTTTACTTGTTTTAGTACTCCAATGAGTTGTCCTGCGAAACCATAAACCTTGCTGTTTTCACTTCACAGGGTTGTGATTGGATATGATGAAGGAACAATCATGGTTAAACTTGGACGAGAAATTCCTGTCGCTAGCATGGACAATACCGGAAAAATCATATGGGCTAAGCATAATGAAATTCAAACTGCGAACATCAAAAGTATTGGTGCAGGTTACGAGGTATAGGCCGTACTTGTAACTACTGTGCCATAGGATGACCTAACAGGTTCATTTGTTTGCCTGATGTTGTTATCCCTTTTTCTCTATCTTAGGTTACTGATGGAGAGAGGTTGCCCTTGGCTGTTAAAGAGCTTGGGACTTGTGATCTTTATCCACAAGTGAGTGTTACTAGCAGCAATTAGTTCAATGGGGTTTGTGATGTTTTGGGCTATTATATAGTTCATTtgggataaaaaaaattcgttAAGTAGTTTGATTTTCAGAATATGTACTTGTTCTCGCCTTATCTCAGTCTCATATGTGGGTATTCTGACTCTCAGAGCTTGAAGCACAATCCGAATGGGAGGTTTGTCGTAGTCTGTGGAGACGGGGAGTATATAATCTACACGGCTTTGGCTTGGAGAAATAGGTCATTTGGATCTGGACTTGAATTCGTTTGGTCGTCTGAGGGGGAGTGTGCGGTTAGAGAAAGCTCATCAAAGATCAAGACGTTTAGCAAAAATTTCCAGGTTCGTATTCGCCTTCTGTCTGTCTAATACGTTTTGTTAGAAGATGTTTCTATGGTTATTATCGTTACTTCTCATGGAGATGGCTATTTTTGGATCTGGCTCATTTACAAAATAATGTTTTCAGGAGAAAAAGAGTATCCGCCCTACTTTCTCAGCTGAGAAGATCTTTGGGGGAACCTTGTTAGCTATATGTTCAAGTGACTTCATCTGCTTTTATGACTGGGCTGAATGTAGGCTGATTCAACGTATTGACGTCACTGTAAAGGTATCCTGGTTAACTTTTCTCAGTTTGTTATGAGAAGTTTAATTCAACACATATTCGATATCACCTTCAGATGGAGGTTCCCCTCGATTATTTTTTCCTAATTCTTATTTTTGCTATGTAACGTTTGCAGAATCTTTATTGGGCTGACAGTGGTGATTTATTAGCCATTGCTAGTGACACGTCATTCTACATCTTGAAATACAACGTGAGGATCCTGTCCAACAACACTCTTAATCTGTGAATTTCTCTATACAATTCTTAGACTGTCCAAGCTCTTACTATTGTTTTCCTGTTTTACAGCGCGACTTAGTTTCTGCACATTTTGATAGTGGAAGATCAACTGAGGAAGAAGGTGTTGAGGATGCATTTGAGGTTCTCCATGAGAATGATGAACGTGTTAGGACAGGTCTATGGGTTGGTGACTGTTTCATTTACAACAACTCTTCTTCAAAGCTTAACTATTGTGTCGGAGGCGAGGTATTCTGCATATATCTTGGTTACTTTATTTGACTGTTGTTATGAACAGACTTTGATGATATTTGCTAAAATCTTAATATCAGGTAACTACAATGTATCATTTAGACCGCCCAATGTATTTGTTGGGCTATCTCGCAAGTCAAAGTCGGGTGTTCCTGGTTGACAAAGAATTCAAGTAGGTGCCTAGATTTAGTGTGTTTATTTCAGATTGATTTTGGAAGTTTCTGATGTCTATCCTCCTGTTCTTTTTTGGGATGCAGTGTAATAGGATACACCTTAC
This Brassica napus cultivar Da-Ae chromosome C6, Da-Ae, whole genome shotgun sequence DNA region includes the following protein-coding sequences:
- the LOC106425219 gene encoding coatomer subunit beta'-2 isoform X2; its protein translation is MPLRLEIKKKFAQRSERVKCVDLHPTEPWILASLYSGTLCIWNYQTQVMAKSFEVTDLPVRSAKFISRKQWVVAGADDMYIRVYNYNTMDKVKVFEAHSDYIRCVAVHPTLPYVLSSSDDMLIKLWDWEKGWACTQIFEGHSHYVMQVTFNPKDTNTFASASLDRTIKIWNLGSPDPNFTLDAHQKGVNCVDYFTGGDKPYLITGSDDHTAKVWDYQTKSCVQSLDGHTHNVSAVCFHPELPIIITGSEDGTVRIWHATTYRLENTLNYGLERVWAIGYIKSSRRVVIGYDEGTIMVKLGREIPVASMDNTGKIIWAKHNEIQTANIKSIGAGYEVTDGERLPLAVKELGTCDLYPQSLKHNPNGRFVVVCGDGEYIIYTALAWRNRSFGSGLEFVWSSEGECAVRESSSKIKTFSKNFQEKKSIRPTFSAEKIFGGTLLAICSSDFICFYDWAECRLIQRIDVTVKNLYWADSGDLLAIASDTSFYILKYNRDLVSAHFDSGRSTEEEGVEDAFEVLHENDERVRTGLWVGDCFIYNNSSSKLNYCVGGEVTTMYHLDRPMYLLGYLASQSRVFLVDKEFNVIGYTLLLSLIEYKTLVMRGDLDKASEILPTIPKDQHNSVAHFLESRGMIEDALDIATDPDYRFELAIQLGRLEIAQEIAVEVQSESKWKQLGELAMSSGKLKLAEECMKYAMDLSGLLLLYSSLGDAEGVSKLVTLAKEQGKNNVAFLCLFMLGKLEDCLELLVESNRIPEAALMARSYLPSKVSEIVALWRKDLSKINSKAAESLADPEEYSNLFDDWQVALSVEAKAAETRGVYSAAENYPSHADRSSVTLVEAFRNLQVEEEESFENGDMDHEEVVAEENGDEEEKNDEEKHEGVVVDGDSTDGAVLVNGSEADEEWDTNNEGNPSA
- the LOC106425219 gene encoding coatomer subunit beta'-2 isoform X1; translated protein: MPLRLEIKKKFAQRSERVKCVDLHPTEPWILASLYSGTLCIWNYQTQVMAKSFEVTDLPVRSAKFISRKQWVVAGADDMYIRVYNYNTMDKVKVFEAHSDYIRCVAVHPTLPYVLSSSDDMLIKLWDWEKGWACTQIFEGHSHYVMQVTFNPKDTNTFASASLDRTIKIWNLGSPDPNFTLDAHQKGVNCVDYFTGGDKPYLITGSDDHTAKVWDYQTKSCVQSLDGHTHNVSAVCFHPELPIIITGSEDGTVRIWHATTYRLENTLNYGLERVWAIGYIKSSRRVVIGYDEGTIMVKLGREIPVASMDNTGKIIWAKHNEIQTANIKSIGAGYEVTDGERLPLAVKELGTCDLYPQSLKHNPNGRFVVVCGDGEYIIYTALAWRNRSFGSGLEFVWSSEGECAVRESSSKIKTFSKNFQEKKSIRPTFSAEKIFGGTLLAICSSDFICFYDWAECRLIQRIDVTVKNLYWADSGDLLAIASDTSFYILKYNRDLVSAHFDSGRSTEEEGVEDAFEVLHENDERVRTGLWVGDCFIYNNSSSKLNYCVGGEVTTMYHLDRPMYLLGYLASQSRVFLVDKEFNVIGYTLLLSLIEYKTLVMRGDLDKASEILPTIPKDQHNSVAHFLESRGMIEDALDIATDPDYRFELAIQLGRLEIAQEIAVEVQSESKWKQLGELAMSSGKLKLAEECMKYAMDLSGLLLLYSSLGDAEGVSKLVTLAKEQGKNNVAFLCLFMLGKLEDCLELLVESNRIPEAALMARSYLPSKVSEIVALWRKDLSKINSKAAESLADPEEYSNLFDDWQVALSVEAKAAETRGVYSAAENYPSHADRSSVTLVEAFRNLQVEEEESFENGDMDHEQEVVAEENGDEEEKNDEEKHEGVVVDGDSTDGAVLVNGSEADEEWDTNNEGNPSA